The Magnolia sinica isolate HGM2019 chromosome 9, MsV1, whole genome shotgun sequence genome contains a region encoding:
- the LOC131255642 gene encoding probable galacturonosyltransferase 9: protein MGSGVRGPRNSSSGGGIRAVSSYRIFVSAMLTLLFIATLSVLLSPTAPNHDPIDGSSGRQLSDTGPVRTYVSRTFLALKSDPLKTRLDLIHKQARDHIGLVNAYAAYARKLKLDNSKQLKIFEDLAQDFTDLTAKPSYRSSLIEVDGPIDEDVLRQFEKEAKDRIKVARQLIAETKESFDNQLKIQKLKDTIFAVNEQLTKAKKLGALSSMISAKSVPKSLHCLAMRLVEERVAHPEKYVDNGPPPAEFEDPSLYHYAVFSNNVIATSVVVNSAVKNAEEPWKHVFHVVTDRMNLAAMQVWFKMRPADGGAHVEVKAVEDYEFLNSSYVPVLRQLESVNLQAEDAARDPANMKFGHPKYMSLLSYLRFYLPEMYPNLHRILYLDDDVVVQRDLTGLWKIDMDGKVNAAVETCFGSFHRYSQHLNFSHPLIREKFNPKACAWAFGMNLFDLNAWRRERCTEEYHYWQKLNEDRTLWKMGTLPPGLITFYSTTKSLDKSWHVLGLGYNPSISMDEIRNGAVIHFNGNMKPWLDIAMNQFKHLWTKYVDYEMEFVQMCNFGL from the exons ATGGGCAGCGGCGTACGCGGCCCCCGCAATTCATCCTCGGGCGGAGGAATCCGCGCCGTCTCCTCCTACAGAATCTTCGTCTCCGCAATGCTTACTCTCCTCTTCATCGCCACTCTCTCCGTCCTTCTCTCCCCCACCGCCCCAAATCACGATCCT ATCGACGGCTCTTCAGGACGCCAATTGAGCGACACTGGCCCCGTACGGACCTACGTCAGCCGTACATTCCTGGCCCTCAAATCCGATCCGTTGAAAACGAGATTGGATCTGATCCACAAGCAGGCCAGGGATCACATCGGTCTGGTCAATGCCTACGCGGCCTACGCGAGGAAGCTCAAGCTTGACAACTCGAAGCAGCTCAAGATCTTCGAGGATCTCGCGCAAGATTTCACTGATCTCACAGCCAAGCCTTCGTATCGATCTTCGTTGATTGAGGTGGACGGCCCGATCGATGAGGACGTGCTCCGGCAGTTCGAGAAGGAGGCGAAGGACCGGATCAAGGTGGCCCGCCAGCTGATCGCTGAGACGAAGGAGTCGTTTGATAATCAGCTCAAGATCCAGAAGTTGAAGGACACGATCTTCGCAGTCAATGAGCAGCTCACCAAGGCCAAGAAGCTCGGCGCGCTCTCCAGCATGATTTCTGCTAAGTCAGTCCCAAAGAGCTTGCATTGCCTCGCAATGCGATTGGTGGAGGAGCGGGTGGCCCACCCAGAGAAGTACGTTGACAACGGGCCGCCACCGGCGGAGTTTGAGGATCCGAGCCTCTACCACTACGCAGTCTTCTCCAACAATGTGATTGCCACATCCGTCGTGGTGAATTCTGCTGTCAAGAATGCAGAGGAGCCATGGAAGCACGTGTTCCATGTGGTCACCGATCGGATGAACTTGGCTGCGATGCAGGTCTGGTTCAAGATGCGGCCTGCTGACGGGGGTGCCCACGTCGAGGTGAAGGCGGTAGAGGATTATGAATTCCTGAACTCATCCTACGTGCCTGTGCTCCGGCAGCTTGAATCAGTGAACCTGCAGGCAGAGGACGCTGCCCGGGACccagcaaacatgaaattcgggCACCCCAAGTACATGTCCCTGCTGAGTTACCTCCGGTTCTACCTGCCTGAGATGTACCCGAACCTGCACCGGATCTTGTACTTGGATGACGATGTGGTGGTCCAGCGGGACCTGACGGGGCTGTGGAAGATCGACATGGATGGGAAGGTGAATGCGGCAGTCGAGACCTGCTTCGGCTCATTCCATCGGTACTCGCAGCACTTGAACTTCTCGCATCCACTCATTCGGGAGAAGTTCAATCCAAAGGCGTGTGCATGGGCCTTCGGGATGAATTTGTTCGATCTCAATGCTTGGAGAAGGGAGAGGTGTACCGAAGAGTACCATTATTGGCAGAAGCTG AATGAGGATCGGACATTATGGAAAATGGGTACACTTCCACCAGGCCTGATTACATTTTACTCGACAACAAAGTCATTGGACAAATCATGGCATGTGCTCGGGCTTGGGTACAATCCGAGCATAAGCATGGATGAGATCCGCAACGGTGCAGTTATACATTTCAACGGGAACATGAAACCATGGCTCGACATTGCAATGAATCAGTTCAAGCACCTCTGGACCAAGTATGTTGACTATGAGATGGAGTTTGTGCAGATGTGCAATTTTGGCCTCTAG